The window AAGGGAAAATATTTAAAGGCATTAGAAGCAATGATAATTGGACCTCATACACAGAACCAATGAAAAATATTTGTGTTAGACTTTCTTTTCACAGGAGGATAAACAGACTTGTGATGCTAAGCTAAAAAACAAACCTCACATTGTAAATTCTTGACATCACTAGACTCAATTGACCGAGGTAACAAAGACTGTAAGATTAAATAAGAAGGATGATCAAACCGAAAATGCCAAGTATAAAGTTCTTCCTTTTCAACAATAAGACACTAAATTGACTTGAAGAATTTGAATGATGTATGATCCATCCTTCTCACATCTAGCACCAAGCAGCCTCTTCGTCTTCAAATTTCGAAATATACAATAatcagaaatatatatatatatatagatatatattagaAGAAGACAACCTAAAACCTTGATCAAATCTAAatgtccaaaaatccttgaaagaaAATCCAAAATTTGCCACAAGATCCCTCCTCATGAATCACATTCGATCGGTGATTAAGCCATGAAGACTCTTAAACTGAGAAAGAAATTTtgagaagagaaaatgagagagaacaaTATCAAGGAGAGAATATTAGATAGAAACCTTATGAACTTTTTCGTTCTGATACCATGTCAGAGAGAATAAAGCACTTGGGAAGAGAAAGATAGTTAGGGTTGGATGTCCAACCCTTTCTCTTCGATATTAAGCGAATTGCCAAATTACAGTCCCCTTAGTGCGAAGGGCaaaagaggattttttttaaaaaaaaaaagtagaatgaGGAATAAGAGAGTCATGGTCCACAcgtgaacacacacacacacacacacacagatatatatatatatatatatatatatatatatatatgtctacgTATTGGATTAACTCTGGGCATGAGGCTCCTATTGGTGGTGTGATTCAACTAGAAATTCCAGGTTGGATGTGACTTTAAACCCGAAACTTTGAATTAGGTATTAAGGCGTGATTCTTTTATTAATCTATCATGAATCTCTAAGGTTTTTCCCGCAGAGATGCCACCAAAGTACTTTTGGAAATGGATCAAATCGGTACATTAAACAATAAATAAAGCAGTAATTGTTTTgctgttatctttcaaaaaaaaaaaaagtaatggtTTTGTTGTATCACTAGAGCCTGTTGCCTTAAGCCTTATAAGATGACCCTACAGAATCCACCCTCCTAAGctccatggtccacttgagatgaaGATCCCAGCCAGCAAAACACAGACGCTCCTTAATCTTTGTTGGAATTCATGATCCAAGTGCTAAGACGAGCATTTTGTTTGCACATGTTACACAGAGGAGCTAATGAGATTGCAAATTTCTCGGCAAGAGGGGGGGGGGTGGACAGAAAAGTGTATGTGACGCTCTGTAATCCTAGACCTTTTCAAATTCAACCCAGTGCAATTAATTTAATTTCTGGTTTTGGATAGAATTTTTAGCTGCTGTTAAAGTTTCTCTCGGCCTTTTTAATAGATAACAAAATATCTATGCGCTATGAAACTAATCATGCAAGGATCAGATGCTACGTGCTCTTTCCTTATTCATATTATTTTATTGGTTTGCGTAATCGTTCATAGTTGACATATGCTGCATAAGGTATAGATTTTTTTATTGGTAATGCCATATACATTTGCTTGGTATAGTTGTATTGCCTTTCAATTTGGCTCTTGTTGCTTTCATTTGGATATATTTAatgttgtgtgtttgtgttcaTTCAGGTTTCAAGTGAGACTGTAAGAACTTCTGTAGAAAGAGCCTTTAGAGCATTTATTGGTAAACAAGAAGGGCATCATGTGGTTCAGGACTATCTCCAACACTTAAGCATGAATGGGGTTCGCaacaacaccatccatccatctgatgtTTTAAAGGCTGTTTATTCTGCGCTAGATGATTTGAACAACAATGGGCTATTCCGTCTAGCTAATATTGCCTCAGGAAACATGATTGAGTTTGAGAAAACCCGTCCTATGATGAAAAAAGTCATTAAAGAGCATCTTCCGAACATACTCAGAAGATCAAATAATGTGGAGTGGATGGAGCCGCTGACACAACTGTTTGTGGAGTCGAGTAATTTTCGAGAACATCGTGTGACACTTCTCACCCCTGTCTCACAACCTCTTCTTTCCGCTGCTAGTAAGGTGTTGGAGAGACTTGACAACGTGTGTCTTCATACACTGAATGCAATGCGCAGAATGCTCACAGGTGCCCCAGCTATGCCTCAATTGCAATATATCCGCTCTGGCTGGTGTAAAGATCGTTTGCTTGCACAAGTTCAGAAGACTTGCAATAGGATGTTATCTAGGCTTGATGAAAGAGATGAACTGCCAAAACCATTGGCTAAAGCAATGGCAGTCGCAGGTTTATCTCTCAAGGAATTATGTGGACTTTCTGTTTTTCCCATTCCAGAGTTTTTCCATTTTTCTCCAGAAGTAGAAGCCTTGCAGAATGATATCCTGAAGGCTCTTCGGTCCCTCCCAAAGGTTAGGCATCATGAGCTAAAAGATTTGCAAGCTGTACTGGACCCAAAGACTGAAATTCCAAACCGATCTTTTCGGATACATCTTCGAAGATATTTGACcgaatatctttttgaatgcagCGAACTAGAGATTCCCAATTCTTTATTTGGAACCCTTGCTTTTATCAACAGAACTTCTCGACGAAAACTGGGTATCTGTTTCTCGAAGGAGAAAATGGAGGAAGAGCTAGAATGTGTACTGGATCTGAGCAGTCAGCTGAGGCAGATGATATGGGAATTGCATCCAGGTCATGACATTGATCAAGAATTTGTTGATGCATATATGGTTGACTcggaaaatgatgatgatgaagaattgGACAATGATAAAAAATCCCCCAATTTTGAATATTCCAATGTACTGCATCATGGGGATGCTCAGTTTGGACAAACAGATCGTCTGCCCCATTCAGATGATGAGAGTGTTGGGGATTCAAGACCATCAGCTATTTGTAAGCAACTAGTCTTGACTGCCAATGGAAGTGACTCTCCCCAGCTCTCAACGGCTTTTGAAAACTTCAATGGTAATTCTGCTGAAGGACCTGAACTTAAGCAGGTTGCAGGGCCTAGTTCAAGCTATCAGCACGGCTTTGATTCCTCATATGACATGGGGGGTTCAAGAAAATCCTTTCCTGAAAGTTCTCTGCACGATGGAGGAAGCAAGAGCAAAAACCGGTACCTCACCATCCAAGATATCTGTGACAAGACAAGTCTGGTTGCTCATCAACTCATTGGCCGTTTATTAGAGGCATTTTTAGAGATAGAGGGCATGGATTTTGATCCAAGTACAATATCCTATCTCAGAGGTGGAGCATCAGTTCCTTCAGATTTTCAAGGTATCAAAAGGATCTTGTTATTGAACTTGATTTTAATAGATTCTAAGTGCTTGTCTATGGTTCTAAAAGTTCTTGAAACAAATTCCACATGTAAACAGTTAGGGGTTGGGTCAGCTCGACGGCTCATTGGATCTGACCCAACACTAAACAAGTCCAGATCTGAATTTGGACTTGTTGGATTGGTTCCAGGTCCAAAACACTGCCCCTTTATCAAATGGTTCTGGTATGGATCCTCCCAAAGCAGACCTGGACCTGACTTTTAAATTAGTCAAGCTCGGTCCacccaaaaatcgacccaacatGGATCTGATCCCAACCTGATCTAGACCCAACCTTTACATTCTTAGGGCAATTTATTACAATCTAAAACCTGCTCGAAGAAAGCATGACGTAGGGTGCTTAATAGGAAGTCTGGAAAATAAGGAATTAGATATTTGGAGAGCTCCACTTAGACCTGACCCATGGGTAAATGGGTTGGGTCTGGATCCTCCTAGTCTTATACCCAACTGGCTGTGGCTGTGGGTAACACTCACATGCCAACAAGGCATACGTAAAGATCAAGAAAAAATCCAGAAAAAGTTTGGAAAATTCAGATAATGAAATCATACTGCACACATGTATTTATGTATACATGACCTACAATAGGCCCATACACACGTGTAGCCAAAAAGTAGCCATATGTGATTTGATTGGTTCAAACAGGTGATAGAAAGGGCTTCATACCCAGATGTATAGGTGTGACCGACTTTTGAACCAAGCGAATAATGTCTGACAACTTGATCTGCCAGGCATGTTAACTGAACAAACCTCTTGTTCTGGTATTAACAAGTTCTCCGTTTTGATGATTATTGTGTACTGTACAGCAGGAGAAGCACAAGCTTCCTCCAAGGAAGATATAGGTCTTATTCTTGTTCAAGCTGTCAAAGAGCTAATGCCTTCTTTTCCAGAGAGGTACGTGTTGTTTGATCTCAAACAATGACCTATATGCTTGCATTTTGAATACTCTGATATGtcactctttttcttttcttttttgttccttTCCAAAGAAAGATCCTTTTTCTTGTTGCAGTGGAATAGAAAGAGTGAATGAATTGATGAGGCTGTCATAGCTTTCCTGTAAACTGTTTCTTGAATTCTATAATTTTGGAAGGAAAGCCGGCTTCTTGTTTGATAAAAGGGGTGTGTCTAAGCTGTTGATCATAAGACAGCCATGCAAAGTTCATAGTGCAGGATTTACTTCGAAGCAGGGCGCACGCCATGGAAAGTAGAGGCATCCAAGATCTGAAAGGAAAAGAGAGGTATCATTTATTTTGAGGCAGGTAGGAGAAGTCCAGGGATCAAATCCATTGGCTGTTAGTGTTTATTCAGGGAAAACACTTGCATACCTCACGTAGATACTTACTGGGGTCACTTTCTCTAATGTGGGGGAAACGATTTAACATGCATCAAGTCCAGCCCATCCATCAGGCGCATCTCTGTTTtaccttgatcccaaaaatgagtctgattcaatacttaggtgggccacactataaaattatatctaaaaacctctaaattcgtGTGCTGTGGCCCAGCCAAGTTTTGGAATACTCTGATTCttgggtaattctttcatccCAATTTTTGGACGGGATATAAACAGGCTGTGGCCCCTACTcaaaactaatggtgggcatcccatccCAACTTTTTGCTGCGGGTAGCTGTGACCTGAGTTCTGGATGGTTATGACTTCTGGGTTCCAAGCGAACATGAGGCAGTGtacctgatggacagggtggatctgatgaaagttccacccacatGGCTCTCAGCGCGTGAAGTATGCTAGCCAGCTCTTTATTCAGTTCAATTATGTAACATGTGATGCTTTTGTTTCAGTAGTTTATTTATTAATGAGCACTTGCTGATGCACATCTCCACATGCCATTGTAGAGCACATGTGCGAAGTCCAGTCTGTTCATTTAGTACATTAGTGAATGTGCTCTGGCCCCTCCATTTGTGGGCCGCATGTATGTTGTAGGTGGACCATCAATTATCCATTCCTTCATACGTGTGAGGCTCATGTATGAATTGACTGGCCTGTTTTGGCCTAAGCTGCATTCACCATGGGCCTGCCTGGATACTTTGCAAGTGTGTCgcactgatagcattcatgcaaATGGACATGTGCAGGTACTTTCGTCCTTGCTAAGAGGAACTTGAATATTGCAAGTGAGATTCATCATTTTAATAAAAATGAAGCTCGGTTTACATGAAAAGGGAACTAAAAGAGAAATTTCCTATGGCAAGGCTGTGAAGGACTGGCCATGGAGTAAGGACTATGGAGCATAACCCAAAGGGTTCTATATCCATGAGTTGTGTAAGTTGTGGAGGAAGTCTTAATCTTTGTTATAGAAGCATTACACTTTGATTAGCCTGAATTTGGAAAGGCCCATTTCCTTCTTTTGGCTTTTGGCTAGAAGATTAGCTCTGCTTTTTTGCTGTCTTTGCAAGTGTAATAATGAATGATCCATGCTGAAAATCTTCCTTTTCTTGGGATCTAAATGTATTTTTCAATGTCTCTATCTATAACTAAATACCTTTAACGTATTTTTCTAATGGCTTCTAAGTAAATATTCTCTATTAATGACTTGGAAATGTGTCTCTCTTTCTGAGCTTTAATTGTATTTCTTGGCTACTCTCCTGATTAGGAATTTTCTAATGTTGACCATAGGCAACAGGCAATCCCAGAGGCGTCTTTTGCAACTGTTTGCAGTCCTTGATTTTATTCGCAGTGAGTTTCAATCTAGGTCTACGCATTCAGATATGGTTAACTAGGTGTAATCCATACCTCTTCATGGCATCACCCCATGGATATGATGCTATctcacaaccaaaaaaaaaaaatccattgcaGGAAAAAAGGAACATGACAACTTTTGTTCACTTTAAGCATCAATCTCCCATGTGAAGATTAGGGACACTCCGAACAATGGTGTCAATCCACTCCTAACCAGCGTAATTCTTGTCTCTGttacacatgaccaaaccatctaagtttactttccctcatcttccttcgaatgcattcatttctagttcTATCTTTATCTTGCCACTAATCCATGTCAATATTCTCTTTTCAGCCACATATTCTATGAACacgttgttccttaactgcccaatattctgtcccataaagcatggctggccTTATAGCCATcccataaaatttccctttcagtttacTACCTCATATATAAATGATTATTCGAAATTGTTGCCATTAAAGATACTGTCTATTCAATCTGTTGCCGTAGGTAGTAAATTCCAATAAATACAAATAAATGCCAATGGTATAATCATATCATTAGATCCACCTCATGACCCAACTTTTGACCTCACAGCTTTTCTTGCATGCTCTAATCCATAGTTCTAAATGAGATTCTAGTCAAGTGAGCATGACTCGATCAAGAATCGTTGAGTCAGCTCGACAACTTGGTCAACTTGATCCAACTCATCATGACGTGACTGAGTCATCCACCCATTCAACTGTTTATTGCCCAAGCTGGGAAACCACGACCCTGTCAACGCATTTGGAGTGATTGTGGACTGACCCTTTGATGGATGGTTCTGCAGTGTCTACCATTCTAAGAATAATACATATGCATCATCATAACATGTGCATGAAATTAATCACTGCAATACATGCATTGAGCTACAATTCCCGCACTAGATGATGCATCACCCAAAAATTATCTTGATTGAACAATTCtctttcattaatttgaacagCTTTGTACTCATTTTTAGCTGTCCACCAAATCAAGCACTTGGGATCATCCTTCAATTTGGATTATCTTCCTTCAGTCATAATGCACTAATAgagggacccacaatttggatggtttagattgaagCACGCTATTCCTTATTCGGTCTGTGAtaagtagagctgtacatgaaccaagttagATCGGTTAACTTGCTTGATtcaactcggaaaagctcgacctGATTTGGCTCGAAACTGGctttgagccaagttgagctgatttttttacctTGAAAAATTTTCGAGCCAAGTCTGAGCTAGAccgagctcgactcggttcaaatcgATTCAACCCCGATtcggttcacttaatataaatattttgtaaatatttatatattatatatataaatatattaaaaatcataaaatctaaacttgaacttggctcaagctgctgaccaagccgagccgagttcgagcggGGTATCTTGCTGGCCGAGCTTGGCCAAGCTCCACTTGGTTCGGCTCTTGTATAGCTCTAGGACTGACTAGGATTCCTGACATGCTTGGCCACCGCAACTTATACTGCAGGCTTATCTTTTCAACAAATACACCACACTCGTGTGGGTCATCAGGAATCATGCAATCATAGGCCCAATATGAAGATCATCAACTGGCATGAAAATCAGGCTGGCCCACTCTTCCTTAATCGGAAGGGGATTTTACCTAGTGGCAGGTTGTTTTGGGCTCAACCCGATGCATGATCTGTTTTGCCACATTCTTGGGCTGCCCAAAAATGAAATGAAGCGAGTCCAaagctcatgtgaaccacaccataggaaacagtggtgattgaattcccaccattaaatacttcttaggggccacagatgtattggatcaagctgatatttgtccttGTGACTAAACATTACGgagggccctaaaaaggtttcaagtggtgggtgtcattatccccactgcttcatggggtgtggcccacttgagctttggatttgcttcatctttttgtctcatgcctggcaaaacggatggacggtgtggatataaaatgcacaCATCACAGGAATCCACCTCCCCTGAAATCGCCCTCTGAACTGCTCGAACGAATATCAAAAGACTCCTAAAACAGTGCACTGTAGACTATTTTCTTCCTTCAACTAAATGCAAATATCATGCTAATCGGGTGATCCTAAGCTTCGGATCAATAACATGGACAGCCAAGATTGACCAGAGAAACAAAATGTCtaaatcatcatcttgaaatatCTACTACATCTAGTAGATTGGTCCCACTTTGTATTTGTTATGATTCTAtccatgtgatttatggctcaAAAACAACTGTTGTAATAAATTGGCCCTATTCAAAGGGTAGGATCATATGATCTGCGTGATTCATGTAGAATGGCATGCTTTTAGTTctatgcatgaatggatggttcagattgacaATATAAGCTAACCGCCAACAAAAGGGTGTGGGCTTGTGACCCaagccacaccgtgatgtgtttccAAAATCCACTCAGACCATCAGGTGCATCAGCCCACGTTAGGCCCAAGGCCAAAAAAAAATCGACCACATCCATAATTCTAGCGGACCATGCGAGTGGAAAGTGTTTAAGAAACAtccaccctccaaattgtttccccttgtgtggcccacatatatcacggtgagcATTGTAAAAAGCCAAGGGTGGATGTTCCTCTCTCCaaatgtttcctttgatgtggtccacctaaatcatgggataacctgatttttgggcactaGGCCTAACGATAGATGGCACAGCTGAGGGATcatggtggattttacataattaTGATAGTGGGACCTATAAAAattaaaggtgagccccacccaaCTGTTTTCCTTGGCGTAGCCCGCCTAAACTCATGAATCCACTTGAATTTTTAGCCCTATGCCTAAAACAAATGCAGTCAGGCACCTGATGGTCGGATTAACTTTTGGAAATATAATGCctggagtggaccacactatttaaaaccatgtgaaatcatgactaaaACATCTATTTCATGTGAGTAGTTGTATATTTATCATCTATTACATTAAAACACCACCTTATTCAGTAGCTCATTACGAGACAGAGACTTTGTAAGCCCCACCATAacatgtatgttttatccacgccgtccattcattttttattttttttaaagatcaatcTTGGGCacatgcccaaaaatcaggcaatccgaagctcaagtggaccacaatacaggatAAACTTTTTCAATGGTTATCATTCAATCTCGACATTTTTGTGTAGTGTAGTCCACATGAACTTTGGATTTGGGTCTGCATCATCTGAATTAATGAATGGACACAATGGATGTAATACACGAATCATGGCAGGGCCGAAGCACtttgtgtggcccgcttgagtttgAAATGGTCAGAAATTTCGTGTGACccatcatccaagtggaacacaatGGATGGATTGGCTGGATGTCTGAACAACATCTCAGGCCCTATAAAACATCAGTCCTATGAACAATCgtgattttggtgtggcccaccaaaatcatggattggactgatttttacATCCATGATCTACTATGGAAGGGGTGCATCTAATTGACAGTAGGGATGTCCAACAAATCACCGCGGGGCACACAGAGCTGGACCTCATAGAACCTTTTTCCGTATATGAATGTGTTGTAAGTTTTATTAGCATTCCTAATATTTCAACTTTATTATTAGATATATTAAGTCGGGAAATCAAAGTcaattggatatatatatatatatatatatatatatatatatatatatatatatatatatatatatatagggcaaCAGCTCAGTGGCATTAGGTATAATTATCTTACTGCCGCAAGGCATCCAAGGAAGAACAAATCACTGGATTACCCACCCACCAAAGTAAAACATAAAGAGTAATTAGGTGCCCAATGTTCAAATAAGAGAACCGGTTATATCATGGGTCCCATGTGCCATTCTCGCACAACTTTTCTGCACTTGAATAGGCAGccaacaaaatcaaatacaagcttgagaataaataaataaaataaaataaaatacaggcCCACTCATCTATCAACCCAAAAAATCCTCCAATCTGAAGGATGTTTTCAGGCCCACCTCAGCTCATGTCCTATTACATCCAATTACATCAAATTTTTGATCAGTAAACCatgtgtatattttattttttaaataacggCTATGAAAGAAACCGTCTCCTTTAC is drawn from Magnolia sinica isolate HGM2019 chromosome 5, MsV1, whole genome shotgun sequence and contains these coding sequences:
- the LOC131246395 gene encoding uncharacterized protein LOC131246395 isoform X5, with the protein product MDSGEVRGTVGAEREIRAGMVSCEISVEEQRREREKHVGTATEIEFYRTDARTLCSQIWHQEKLLRMKRRYLLESFVRDDDVSSETVRTSVERAFRAFIGKQEGHHVVQDYLQHLSMNGVRNNTIHPSDVLKAVYSALDDLNNNGLFRLANIASGNMIEFEKTRPMMKKVIKEHLPNILRRSNNVEWMEPLTQLFVESSNFREHRVTLLTPVSQPLLSAASKVLERLDNVCLHTLNAMRRMLTGAPAMPQLQYIRSGWCKDRLLAQVQKTCNRMLSRLDERDELPKPLAKAMAVAGLSLKELCGLSVFPIPEFFHFSPEVEALQNDILKALRSLPKVRHHELKDLQAVLDPKTEIPNRSFRIHLRRYLTEYLFECSELEIPNSLFGTLAFINRTSRRKLGICFSKEKMEEELECVLDLSSQLRQMIWELHPGHDIDQEFVDAYMVDSENDDDEELDNDKKSPNFEYSNVLHHGDAQFGQTDRLPHSDDESVGDSRPSAICKQLVLTANGSDSPQLSTAFENFNGNSAEGPELKQVAGPSSSYQHGFDSSYDMGGSRKSFPESSLHDGGSKSKNRYLTIQDICDKTSLVAHQLIGRLLEAFLEIEGMDFDPSTISYLRGGASVPSDFQAGEAQASSKEDIGLILVQAVKELMPSFPESGIERVNELMRLS
- the LOC131246395 gene encoding uncharacterized protein LOC131246395 isoform X4, whose product is MDSGEVRGTVGAEREIRAGMVSCEISVEEQRREREKHVGTATEIEFYRTDARTLCSQIWHQEKLLRMKRRWLMGLPMMSKSRYSQRRFKTPKFLKNMYLLESFVRDDDVSSETVRTSVERAFRAFIGKQEGHHVVQDYLQHLSMNGVRNNTIHPSDVLKAVYSALDDLNNNGLFRLANIASGNMIEFEKTRPMMKKVIKEHLPNILRRSNNVEWMEPLTQLFVESSNFREHRVTLLTPVSQPLLSAASKVLERLDNVCLHTLNAMRRMLTGAPAMPQLQYIRSGWCKDRLLAQVQKTCNRMLSRLDERDELPKPLAKAMAVAGLSLKELCGLSVFPIPEFFHFSPEVEALQNDILKALRSLPKVRHHELKDLQAVLDPKTEIPNRSFRIHLRRYLTEYLFECSELEIPNSLFGTLAFINRTSRRKLGICFSKEKMEEELECVLDLSSQLRQMIWELHPGHDIDQEFVDAYMVDSENDDDEELDNDKKSPNFEYSNVLHHGDAQFGQTDRLPHSDDESVGDSRPSAICKQLVLTANGSDSPQLSTAFENFNGNSAEGPELKQVAGPSSSYQHGFDSSYDMGGSRKSFPESSLHDGGSKSKNRYLTIQDICDKTSLVAHQLIGRLLEAFLEIEGMDFDPSTISYLRGGASVPSDFQGEAQASSKEDIGLILVQAVKELMPSFPERKILFLVAVE
- the LOC131246395 gene encoding uncharacterized protein LOC131246395 isoform X1, with translation MDSGEVRGTVGAEREIRAGMVSCEISVEEQRREREKHVGTATEIEFYRTDARTLCSQIWHQEKLLRMKRRWLMGLPMMSKSRYSQRRFKTPKFLKNMYLLESFVRDDDVSSETVRTSVERAFRAFIGKQEGHHVVQDYLQHLSMNGVRNNTIHPSDVLKAVYSALDDLNNNGLFRLANIASGNMIEFEKTRPMMKKVIKEHLPNILRRSNNVEWMEPLTQLFVESSNFREHRVTLLTPVSQPLLSAASKVLERLDNVCLHTLNAMRRMLTGAPAMPQLQYIRSGWCKDRLLAQVQKTCNRMLSRLDERDELPKPLAKAMAVAGLSLKELCGLSVFPIPEFFHFSPEVEALQNDILKALRSLPKVRHHELKDLQAVLDPKTEIPNRSFRIHLRRYLTEYLFECSELEIPNSLFGTLAFINRTSRRKLGICFSKEKMEEELECVLDLSSQLRQMIWELHPGHDIDQEFVDAYMVDSENDDDEELDNDKKSPNFEYSNVLHHGDAQFGQTDRLPHSDDESVGDSRPSAICKQLVLTANGSDSPQLSTAFENFNGNSAEGPELKQVAGPSSSYQHGFDSSYDMGGSRKSFPESSLHDGGSKSKNRYLTIQDICDKTSLVAHQLIGRLLEAFLEIEGMDFDPSTISYLRGGASVPSDFQAGEAQASSKEDIGLILVQAVKELMPSFPESGIERVNELMRLS
- the LOC131246395 gene encoding uncharacterized protein LOC131246395 isoform X2 — encoded protein: MDSGEVRGTVGAEREIRAGMVSCEISVEEQRREREKHVGTATEIEFYRTDARTLCSQIWHQEKLLRMKRRWLMGLPMMSKSRYSQRRFKTPKFLKNMYLLESFVRDDDVSSETVRTSVERAFRAFIGKQEGHHVVQDYLQHLSMNGVRNNTIHPSDVLKAVYSALDDLNNNGLFRLANIASGNMIEFEKTRPMMKKVIKEHLPNILRRSNNVEWMEPLTQLFVESSNFREHRVTLLTPVSQPLLSAASKVLERLDNVCLHTLNAMRRMLTGAPAMPQLQYIRSGWCKDRLLAQVQKTCNRMLSRLDERDELPKPLAKAMAVAGLSLKELCGLSVFPIPEFFHFSPEVEALQNDILKALRSLPKVRHHELKDLQAVLDPKTEIPNRSFRIHLRRYLTEYLFECSELEIPNSLFGTLAFINRTSRRKLGICFSKEKMEEELECVLDLSSQLRQMIWELHPGHDIDQEFVDAYMVDSENDDDEELDNDKKSPNFEYSNVLHHGDAQFGQTDRLPHSDDESVGDSRPSAICKQLVLTANGSDSPQLSTAFENFNGNSAEGPELKQVAGPSSSYQHGFDSSYDMGGSRKSFPESSLHDGGSKSKNRYLTIQDICDKTSLVAHQLIGRLLEAFLEIEGMDFDPSTISYLRGGASVPSDFQGEAQASSKEDIGLILVQAVKELMPSFPESGIERVNELMRLS
- the LOC131246395 gene encoding uncharacterized protein LOC131246395 isoform X6 encodes the protein MDSGEVRGTVGAEREIRAGMVSCEISVEEQRREREKHVGTDLASREATQNEEEVVNGIAHDVQIKIFPKAVQNTKILKKYVSSETVRTSVERAFRAFIGKQEGHHVVQDYLQHLSMNGVRNNTIHPSDVLKAVYSALDDLNNNGLFRLANIASGNMIEFEKTRPMMKKVIKEHLPNILRRSNNVEWMEPLTQLFVESSNFREHRVTLLTPVSQPLLSAASKVLERLDNVCLHTLNAMRRMLTGAPAMPQLQYIRSGWCKDRLLAQVQKTCNRMLSRLDERDELPKPLAKAMAVAGLSLKELCGLSVFPIPEFFHFSPEVEALQNDILKALRSLPKVRHHELKDLQAVLDPKTEIPNRSFRIHLRRYLTEYLFECSELEIPNSLFGTLAFINRTSRRKLGICFSKEKMEEELECVLDLSSQLRQMIWELHPGHDIDQEFVDAYMVDSENDDDEELDNDKKSPNFEYSNVLHHGDAQFGQTDRLPHSDDESVGDSRPSAICKQLVLTANGSDSPQLSTAFENFNGNSAEGPELKQVAGPSSSYQHGFDSSYDMGGSRKSFPESSLHDGGSKSKNRYLTIQDICDKTSLVAHQLIGRLLEAFLEIEGMDFDPSTISYLRGGASVPSDFQAGEAQASSKEDIGLILVQAVKELMPSFPESGIERVNELMRLS
- the LOC131246395 gene encoding uncharacterized protein LOC131246395 isoform X3 codes for the protein MDSGEVRGTVGAEREIRAGMVSCEISVEEQRREREKHVGTATEIEFYRTDARTLCSQIWHQEKLLRMKRRWLMGLPMMSKSRYSQRRFKTPKFLKNMYLLESFVRDDDVSSETVRTSVERAFRAFIGKQEGHHVVQDYLQHLSMNGVRNNTIHPSDVLKAVYSALDDLNNNGLFRLANIASGNMIEFEKTRPMMKKVIKEHLPNILRRSNNVEWMEPLTQLFVESSNFREHRVTLLTPVSQPLLSAASKVLERLDNVCLHTLNAMRRMLTGAPAMPQLQYIRSGWCKDRLLAQVQKTCNRMLSRLDERDELPKPLAKAMAVAGLSLKELCGLSVFPIPEFFHFSPEVEALQNDILKALRSLPKVRHHELKDLQAVLDPKTEIPNRSFRIHLRRYLTEYLFECSELEIPNSLFGTLAFINRTSRRKLGICFSKEKMEEELECVLDLSSQLRQMIWELHPGHDIDQEFVDAYMVDSENDDDEELDNDKKSPNFEYSNVLHHGDAQFGQTDRLPHSDDESVGDSRPSAICKQLVLTANGSDSPQLSTAFENFNGNSAEGPELKQVAGPSSSYQHGFDSSYDMGGSRKSFPESSLHDGGSKSKNRYLTIQDICDKTSLVAHQLIGRLLEAFLEIEGMDFDPSTISYLRGGASVPSDFQAGEAQASSKEDIGLILVQAVKELMPSFPERKILFLVAVE
- the LOC131246395 gene encoding uncharacterized protein LOC131246395 isoform X8, whose amino-acid sequence is MLTDLASREATQNEEEVVNGIAHDVQIKIFPKAVQNTKILKKYVSSETVRTSVERAFRAFIGKQEGHHVVQDYLQHLSMNGVRNNTIHPSDVLKAVYSALDDLNNNGLFRLANIASGNMIEFEKTRPMMKKVIKEHLPNILRRSNNVEWMEPLTQLFVESSNFREHRVTLLTPVSQPLLSAASKVLERLDNVCLHTLNAMRRMLTGAPAMPQLQYIRSGWCKDRLLAQVQKTCNRMLSRLDERDELPKPLAKAMAVAGLSLKELCGLSVFPIPEFFHFSPEVEALQNDILKALRSLPKVRHHELKDLQAVLDPKTEIPNRSFRIHLRRYLTEYLFECSELEIPNSLFGTLAFINRTSRRKLGICFSKEKMEEELECVLDLSSQLRQMIWELHPGHDIDQEFVDAYMVDSENDDDEELDNDKKSPNFEYSNVLHHGDAQFGQTDRLPHSDDESVGDSRPSAICKQLVLTANGSDSPQLSTAFENFNGNSAEGPELKQVAGPSSSYQHGFDSSYDMGGSRKSFPESSLHDGGSKSKNRYLTIQDICDKTSLVAHQLIGRLLEAFLEIEGMDFDPSTISYLRGGASVPSDFQAGEAQASSKEDIGLILVQAVKELMPSFPESGIERVNELMRLS